The Ascochyta rabiei chromosome 15, complete sequence genome window below encodes:
- a CDS encoding high copy suppressor of abf2, which translates to MEVPAPKFAPTACALPGRRYLLQLLFVLASRHPRIDTQSARAAVCLLPVLLSFSLAPSVFSELHRPSFSVAMSPTPTPSEAVAKVAQVAAGTSSSAKAYKRESNTARFLGAGCAGLAELMVFHPVDTTAKRLMSNVGKIESASHLNKVVFRDAAHASVGGRFLSLFPGLGYAAAYKILQRIYKYGGQPFARDYLARHHGDVFDQTFGKGNGKAIMHASAGSLIGIGEIVLLPLDVLKIKRQTNPEAFRGRGVLRIVADEGFGLYRGWGWTAARNAPGSFALFGGSAAAKEYLYKLEDYNKASWGQNFVASIAGATASLIVSAPLDVIKTRIQNRNFDNPESGMRIVSNMMKNEGITSFFKGLTPKLLMTGPKLVFSFWLAQTLIPAFGKVM; encoded by the exons ATGGAGGTGCCAGCGCCGAAGTTCGCTCCGACTGCCTGTGCGCTACCAGGCCGTCGGTATCTGCTCCAACTTCTTTTTGTGCTCGCGTCCCGTCACCCACGCATCGATACCCAGTCTGCCCGTGCTGCCGTCTGCCTTCTGCCTGTGCTGCTGTCCTTCTCGCTTGCTCCTTCGGTCTTTTCTGAATTGCATCGTCCTTCCTTCTCCGTCGCCATgtcgcccacgcccacgccctcGGAAGCGGTCGCCAAGGTCGCGCAAGTCGCCGCGGGCACCAGCTCGTCGGCCAAGGCGTACAAGAGAGAGTCCAACACGGCGCGATTCTTGGGTGCAG GATGTGCGGGTCTGGCTGAGCTGATGGTCTTCCACCCCGTCGACACCACAGCCAAGCGCCTCATGAGCAACGTCGGCAAGATCGAATCGGCGTCGCACTTGAACAAGGTCGTCTTCCGAGACGCCGCCCATGCCTCGGTGGGTGGGCGATTCCTCTCGCTCTTCCCCGGTCTTGGATACGCCGCCGCCTACAAG ATCCTCCAGCGCATCTACAAGTACGGCGGGCAGCCGTTTGCGCGCGACTACCTGGCCAGGCACCACGGCGACGTCTTCGACCAGACGTTCGGCAAGGGCAACGGCAAGGCCATCATGCACGCCAGCGCTGGCTCCCTGATTGGCATCGGTGAGATCGTTCTGCTGCCGCTCGACGTGCTCAAGATCAAGCGCCAGACCAACCCCGAGGCCTTCAGGGGACGTGGTGTGCTGAGGATCGTGGCCGACGAGGGCTTCGGGCTCTACCGTGGATGGGGCTGGACAGCCGCCCGCAACGCGCCTGGTTCGTTCGCC CTTTTCGGTGGATCGGCCGCGGCCAAGGAGTACCTCTACAAGCTCGAGGACTACAACAAGGCGTCCTGGGGACAGAACTTTGTCGCCTCGATTGCCGGGGCCACGGCGTCGCTCATCGTGTCGGCGCCGCTCGACGTGATCAAGACGCGGATCCAGAACCGGAACTTCGACAACCCGGAGAGCGGCATGCGGATCGTGTCCAACATGATGAAGAACGAGGGCATCACGTCCTTCTTCAAGGGCCTGACGCCCAAGCTGCTCATGACGGGGCCCAAGCTTGTCTTCTCCTTCTGGTTGGCCCAGACGCTGATTCCTGCCTTTGGCAAGGTCATGTAG
- a CDS encoding Pectate lyase, translating to MKFSTIVSLGLTAITALAAPTPSMIDVKRGIEKRAASLEDVATVGYATTNGGTTGGKGGKTVKVASLSELTAAVKGDNAAIVLITGPIKGSGDNVKVGSNKSIIGQNSKVVLENFTITVKGVKNVILRNFAMQKVVGGDAIAIQKSKNVWVDHLDLSSDRDHDKDYYDGLLDITHAADFVTVTNTFLHDHWKASLIGHSDNNGGEDKGHLTVTYANNYLSNLNSRGPSFRFGTGHFYNNYYENVSDGINTRQGAQLLVQNNVFVNSKKSLYSTDAGYAVQSGNDFGSGKNTASKGTLTKVPYTVSGLLAASKVKAAVVGTAGNTLSF from the exons ATGAAGTTCAGCACCATTGTCTCTCTCGGCCTCACGGCCATCACCGCTCTGGCAGCGCCCACCCCTAGCATGATCGATGTCAAGCGCGGCATCGAGAAGCGCGCAGCTTCCCTCGAGGACGTTGCCACTGTTGGTTACGCTACCACCAACGGCGGAACCACTGGTGGTAAGGGCGGTAAGACTGTCAAGGTCGCCAGCCTCAGCGAGCTCACCGCCGCCGTCAAGGGCGACAACGCTGCCATCGTCCTCATCACCGGCCCCATCAAGGGCTCCGGTGACAACGTCAAGGTCGGCAGCAACAAGTCCATCATCGGGCAGAACAGCAAGGTTGTTCTTGAAAACTTCACCATCACCGTCAAGGGTGTCAAGAACGTCATTCTCCGTAACTTTGCTATGCAGAAGGTCGTCGGTGGCGATGCTATCGCCATCCAGAAG TCCAAGAACGTCTGGGTTGACCACCTCGACCTTTCTTCCGACCGTGACCACGACAAGGACTACTATGACGGTCTTCTCGACATCACCCACGCCGCCGACTTCGTCACTGTCACCAACACCTTCCTCCACGACCACTGGAAGGCTTCCCTCATCGGCCACTCCGACAACAACGGCGGCGAGGACAAGGGCCACCTGACTGTCACCTACGCCAACAACTACCTGTCCAACCTCAACTCGCGCGGTCCTTCGTTCCGCTTCGGCACCGGCCACTTCTACAACAACTACTACGAGAACGTCTCGGACGGCATCAACACCCGCCAGGGCGCGCAGCTCCTCGTCCAGAACAACGTCTTCGTCAACTCCAAGAAGTCGCTGTACTCGACCGATGCCGGTTACGCTGTCCAGTCTGGCAACGACTTTGGCAGCGGCAAGAACACCGCTTCCAAGGGCACTCTCACCAAGGTTCCCTACACCGTCTCCGGCCTCCTTGCCGCCTCCAAGGTCAAGGCTGCCGTTGTCGGCACTGCTGGTAACACCCTCTCCTTCTAA
- a CDS encoding ras GTPase — protein MNPEYDYLFKLLLIGDSGVGKSCLLLRFADDTYTESYISTIGVDFKIRTIELDGKTVKLQIWDTAGQERFRTITSSYYRGAHGICVVYDVTDMDSFNNVKQWLQEIDRYATEGVNKLLVGNKSDMADKKVVEYTVAKEFADSLGIPFLETSAKSATNVEQAFLTMARQIKERMGTTTANTKPTVPIGQGQGVQSGSGGGCC, from the exons ATGAACCCCGA ATACGACTACCTCTTCAAGCTGCTCCTCATCGGCGATTCCGGCGTCGGAAAGTCCTGCCTGCTGCTTCGCTTCGCCGACGACACCTACACCGAGAGCTACATCTCCACCATCGGCGTCGACTTT AAAATCAGGACCATCGAGCTCGACGGCAAGACCGTGAAGCTGCAGATT TGGGACACAGCCGGCCAGGAGCGTTTCCGCACCATCACATCCTCGTACTACCGCGGCGCCCACGGCATCTGCGTCGTCTACGATGTCACCGACATGGACTCGTTCAACAACGTGAAGCAGTGGCTGCAGGAGATCGACCGCTACGCCACCGAGGGCGTCAACAAGCTGCTGGTCGGCAACAAGTCCGACATGGCGGACAAGAAGGTCGTCGAGTACACCGTTGCCAAG GAGTTCGCAGACAGCCTTGGCATCCCCTTCCTCGAGACCTCGGCGAAGAGCGCCACCAACGTCGAGCAAGCCTTCCTGACCATGGCCCGCCAGATCAAGGAGCGCATGGGAACCACAACCGCCAACACCAAGCCTACAGTCCCCATCGGGCAGGGCCAGGGCGTCCAGAGCGGCTCCGGCGGCGGCTGCTGCTAG
- a CDS encoding Aminodeoxychorismate synthase has protein sequence MAPALSNPPRRILFLDAYDSFSNNIVALVEQNTNAKVTKIFIDETRFSTSKSLDHNNLTFAQYVQDFDAIVAGPGPGWAKCGKDVGLMNDLWKLRNEEVAPVLGICLGFQSLCLAFGADIERLVEPKHGIVTSVLHKGQSMFRDVKKLQTTQYHSLQVKLGHPIQTNRAVRYPAQLWESTETCPQLEPLAWDFDSERNGAVLMGVKHIQKPFWGVQFHPESVCTNEEGSHIIRNWWEDAQSWKRKRMFSHDARKITLTPSQLRPMTFHDFRRDLGFYAESDSKKPPMQKGVAETDFLTKDRHGLLPAELASLIAHGDEQTLPCLPSTTVHCATTGSGRLTVEDVCELLEIPRREAIVLQSGLQENLVPMAVGTGRYSIIGLVIPEETLRLHYYTGSKIMQLRDGRDEVHSQWKVTDPWPYLRKAIRTLQPTTPPRTTTWAPFWGGFMGYASYEAGLETINIPVEGGANHPDICFAYITRSIVFDHQVKKIYVQSIRGPNDFDWVEETQELIYNALEARSRESTPSSTSTPEPDPFEKLGPMYKYIDSCKQSFATREIYCEQVRSCQEAIADGQSYELCLTHQNEIRARKPTACRLSKAEDNQHSWNLYKRLAGQNPAPFSAYMRMHNVHILSSSPERYISWTRSQAAQCRPIKGTVQKKPGVTAAHAHAILSSSKERAENLMIVDLTRHQLHGVYGSENVRVSQLMEVEEYETVWQLVTVVDALPPGVYKPSTPELWEDPVDGSSGLIARTSVPDLGFQAFVESLPPGSMTGAPKKRSCEILQEQERGQKRGIYSGVLGYLDVGGGGDFSVVIRTAIKIDTVSYHSSPTLPTAPATSSTSPTTPSAHSEDLWRIPAGGAVTSQSTPDAEYDEMLAKLHSTARAFTHLPPPPPRAKKPRVELVHPDHPDYEALWNQTLRGEDGVELDIDTTDVETVLRLLQETLQRTLEQGIGIVDEGDGDEGDGEEEGEEGEEGEEGEGEGGRVR, from the coding sequence ATGGCCCCTGCCCTCTCGAACCCACCACGCCGGATCCTCTTTTTGGACGCATATGATTCCTTTTCCAACAACATCGTCGCTCTTGTTGAGCAGAACACGAACGCCAAAGTCACCAAAATTTTCATTGATGAAACTCGTTTCTCAACCAGCAAGTCCTTGGACCACAACAACCTGACATTCGCTCAGTATGTGCAAGACTTTGATGCAATCGTCGCCGGCCCCGGTCCAGGATGGGCTAAATGCGGCAAAGATGTTGGTCTCATGAACGACCTATGGAAACTGCGGAACGAGGAGGTCGCACCTGTGTTAGGTATATGTCTGGGCTTCCAGTCACTGTGTCTGGCCTTTGGCGCCGACATCGAGAGGCTGGTTGAGCCGAAGCACGGTATCGTCACATCGGTCTTGCACAAAGGACAGTCCATGTTCAGAGATGTGAAGAAGTTGCAGACCACGCAATACCATTCTTTGCAAGTTAAGCTTGGCCACCCAATCCAGACAAACCGAGCTGTGCGATATCCAGCACAACTATGGGAGTCGACAGAGACGTGTCCGCAATTGGAACCGCTGGCATGGGATTTCGACAGCGAACGCAATGGTGCGGTACTAATGGGCGTAAAGCACATTCAGAAGCCCTTCTGGGGCGTACAGTTCCACCCGGAGTCAGTTTGCACAAACGAGGAGGGAAGTCACATCATTCGAAATTGGTGGGAAGATGCGCAATCCTGGAAACGCAAACGCATGTTCAGTCATGACGCGCGCAAAATCACCTTAACGCCATCGCAGCTGCGACCAATGACTTTCCACGACTTCCGACGCGACCTCGGATTCTACGCAGAAAGTGATAGCAAGAAGCCGCCTATGCAGAAAGGTGTAGCAGAGACTGACTTCCTGACAAAGGATCGCCACGGTCTGCTTCCTGCTGAACTGGCTTCGCTGATAGCTCACGGCGACGAGCAAACGCTTCCATGTTTGCCGTCTACAACCGTGCACTGTGCTACGACAGGGAGTGGCCGATTGACAGTCGAAGACGTTTGCGAACTATTGGAAATTCCACGGCGCGAGGCAATAGTGCTCCAGTCTGGGCTTCAAGAAAACCTGGTACCTATGGCGGTTGGCACTGGACGTTACAGCATCATTGGGCTTGTAATTCCGGAAGAGACACTTCGATTACACTACTACACGGGTTCGAAAATCATGCAACTCAGGGATGGCCGTGATGAGGTGCATAGTCAGTGGAAGGTAACGGATCCATGGCCGTACCTAAGGAAAGCCATAAGGACCCTCCAGCCTACAACACCACCCAGGACTACGACATGGGCCCCGTTTTGGGGAGGTTTCATGGGCTACGCATCATACGAAGCTGGACTGGAAACCATCAACATTCCCGTCGAGGGTGGCGCCAATCATCCGGACATCTGCTTCGCATACATCACGAGAAGCATAGTGTTTGATCACCAGGTCAAGAAGATTTACGTGCAGAGTATCCGTGGACCCAATGACTTTGACTGGGTTGAGGAGACGCAGGAGCTGATCTACAACGCCTTGGAAGCAAGATCCCGCGAGTCTACGCCATCATCAACGTCCACACCGGAACCTGATCCATTTGAGAAGCTTGGTCCCATGTACAAGTACATTGACTCATGCAAGCAGAGCTTTGCAACCCGTGAGATATACTGCGAACAAGTCCGATCCTGCCAGGAAGCCATAGCTGATGGTCAGAGCTACGAACTCTGCTTGACACACCAGAACGAGATTCGCGCTCGTAAACCGACAGCCTGCCGCCTCTCCAAAGCCGAGGACAACCAGCACTCCTGGAACCTCTACAAACGGCTTGCTGGCCAGAACCCAGCCCCCTTCAGCGCTTACATGCGCATGCACAACGTCCACATACTCTCTTCTTCCCCAGAACGCTACATCTCCTGGACGCGCTCCCAGGCTGCTCAATGCCGCCCGATCAAAGGAACTGTGCAGAAGAAGCCCGGCGTCACTGCAGCCCATGCCCATGCCATCCTGTCTTCCTCGAAAGAACGCGCCGAAAACCTCATGATTGTCGATCTAACCCGCCACCAGCTGCATGGCGTCTACGGCTCCGAAAACGTCCGCGTCAGCCAGCTGATGGAGGTGGAAGAATACGAAACCGTCTGGCAGCTCGTCACTGTGGTCGATGCCTTGCCTCCCGGCGTCTACAAACCCAGCACGCCCGAACTGTGGGAGGACCCTGTTGACGGCTCGAGCGGACTCATCGCCAGGACCTCTGTCCCAGACCTCGGCTTCCAAGCATTCGTCGAGAGCCTGCCACCGGGCAGCATGACCGGTGCGCCGAAAAAGCGTTCCTGCGAGATTCTCCAAGAACAGGAGCGCGGGCAGAAGAGGGGCATATACTCGGGCGTGCTGGGCTACCTCGATGTAGGCGGCGGAGGCGACTTCAGCGTCGTAATCCGCACCGCCATCAAAATCGACACCGTCTCCTACCACTCCTCCCCCACGCTCCCCACCGCGCCCGCAACCTCGTCCACCTCGCCCACCACCCCAAGCGCGCACTCGGAAGACCTCTGGCGCATCCCCGCCGGCGGCGCCGTGACCTCCCAATCCACACCCGACGCCGAGTACGACGAGATGCTCGCCAAACTGCACTCCACGGCCCGCGCCTTCACGCACCTCCCCCCGCCCCCGCCCAGGGCGAAGAAACCCCGCGTCGAGCTCGTCCACCCGGATCACCCCGACTACGAGGCGCTGTGGAACCAGACGCTGCGCGGTGAGGACGGGGTGGAATTGGATATCGATACCACGGATGTCGAGACTGTGCTTAGGCTGTTGCAGGAGACGCTTCAGAGGACGCTGGAGCAGGGAATTGGGATTGTGGATGAGGGGGATGGGGATGAGGGGGATGGGGAGGAGGAGGGGGAGGAGGGGGAGGAGGGAGAGGAGGGggagggagagggagggagggTACGGTAG
- a CDS encoding Glutathione transferase, which produces MASHKKARTNPPYELLYWPGMPGRGEFIRLAFEAAGVSYQDTANESEDGIKAVTSLIDASSTGTDGNPPPFAPPALRIPGEGPDGKPLLIYQTPSILSYLGDRLDLAGANEAEKSWILSHTLTALDLNNEAHDTHHPIAVGKYYEDQKEESLKKATDFREARIPKFLGFFERVLKGNEEKGQGKYLVGGKLSYADTTLWHVLDGLLFAFPKEMKARKGEFELLFGTFYASVKEASGVKEYLASDRRKPFSMCVFRHYPELDRQ; this is translated from the exons ATGGCCTCCCACAAGAAAGCTCGCACCAACCCACCGTATGAGCTCCTCTACTGGCCCGGCATGCCAGGACGCGGCGAGTTCATTCGTCTCGCCTTCGAGGCCGCAGGAGTATCTTACCAAGACACCGCCAACGAGTCTGAAGACG GGATCAAAGCAGTAACGTCTCTCATCGACGCCTCCTCCACCGGCACCGACGGCAACCCACCGCCCTTTGCGCCACCCGCGCTGCGCATCCCCGGCGAAGGACCAGACGGCAAGCCGCTGCTGATCTACCAAACCCCCTCGATTCTCTCCTACCTTGGCGACAGGCTCGACCTCGCTGGCGCCAACGAGGCAGAGAAGTCCTGGATTCTCTCGCACACGCTCACTGCGCTTGACCTCAACAACGAGGCGCACGACACGCATCACCCTATCGCCGTCGGCAAATACTACGAAGACCAGAAGGAGGAGAGCTTGAAAAAGGCGACGGACTTTAGGGAGGCGAGGATCCCCAAGTTCCTGGGCTTCTTCGAGAGAGTGTTGAAGGGCAATGAGGAGAAGGGACAGGGAAAGTATCTGGTAGGTGGGAAGCTAAGTTATGCCGATACGACGCTGTGGCACGTGTTGGACGGGTTGCTGTTTGCGTTTCCCAAAGAGATGAAGGCCAGGAAGGGCGAGTTTGAGCTGCTGTTTGGGACCTTTTATGCCAGTGTCAAGGAGGCGAGTGGGGTCAAGGAATACTTAGCAAGCGACCGGAGGAAGCCGTTCAGCATGTGCGTGTTTAGACATTATCCTGAACTTGACCGTCAATAG
- a CDS encoding WW domain-containing protein wwm1 — protein MADFAPPPGPPPPKVPEGWKAVWNDQYHEWFFVNIYTKQSTWEKPTEPVYPPGEAPHGAPPAYGGAASSQPTGTGEKSTFSSNNPYGSQQPGTSEDEKLARRLQEEEEARAGRLSGDANRGASNDYYGSQQGGYGATGPSAAGQAAGYPQPGGYSQQQYQAPSAPYQQDDKSQSKGKGLLGKLLGKASHGSSSHASQSYGQAGYAGGGYGGQGVYQQRPGYAMPAGRRPGGGGIGMGGVAMGAGAGLLGGAVLGSALGDAGDGGNTYVENNYGDDGGDMGGDGGGGFDDGGGDDGGGDF, from the exons ATGGCCGACTTCGCGCCTCCACCA GGGCCGCCTCCACCAAAGGTACCAGAGGGCTGGAAAGCTGTGTGGAACGATCAGTACCACGAATGGTTCTTCGTCAACATCTACACCAAGCAATCCACATGGGAGAAGCCCACTGAACCCGTCTACCCTCCAGGTGAAGCACCGCACGGCGCTCCCCCCGCATACGGAGGTGCAGCGTCCTCTCAACCAACCGGCACCGGCGAGAAGTCGACATTCAGCAGCAACAACCCCTATGGCAGCCAACAACCCGGCACAAGCGAAGACGAGAAGCTCGCTCGCAGGTTgcaggaggaagaggaagcgCGCGCAGGCCGCCTCTCAGGCGATGCGAACCGCGGTGCAAGTAACGACTACTACGGGTCTCAGCAAGGCGGCTACGGCGCCACGGGTCCTAGTGCTGCCGGGCAAGCAGCTGGCTACCCACAGCCAGGCGGTTACTCGCAGCAGCAGTACCAAGCACCCTCGGCCCCATATCAACAAGACGACAAGAGCCAGAGCAAAGGCAAGGGGCTGCTAGGGAAGCTGCTCGGCAAGGCCAGTCATGGGTCGAGCTCACATGCATCGCAGTCCTACGGTCAGGCAGGGTATGCTGGCGGTGGATATGGCGGGCAGGGGGTGTACCAGCAGCGTCCTGGATACGCAATGCCCGCAGGCCGTCGTCCTGGAGGCGGCGGCATAGGCATGGGTGGTGTGGCCATGGGCGCTGGTGCTGGATTGCTCGGCGGCGCCGTGTTGGGGTCAGCGCTCGGCGATGCGGGCGATGGCGGCAACACGTACGTTGAGAACAATTATGGTGATGACGGCGGAGATATGGGTGGTGATGGAGGAGGAGGTTTTGACGacggtggtggtgatgacGGCGGTGGTGATTTCTAG
- a CDS encoding ADP/ATP carrier protein: MSSENVDKSFMGLPGFVVDFLMGGVSAAVSKTAAAPIERVKLLIQNQDEMLKSGRLDRKYDGIVECFKRTASNEGVLSLWRGNTANVIRYFPTQALNFAFRDTYKSMFAYKKERDGYAKWMAGNLASGGAAGATSLLFVYSLDYARTRLANDAKSAKKGGERQFNGLVDVYKKTLASDGIGGLYRGFMPSVAGIVVYRGLYFGMYDSIKPVLLTGNLEGNFLASFALGWAVTTGAGIASYPLDTIRRRMMMTSGEAVKYSGTMDAARQIVAAEGIKSLFKGAGANILRGVAGAGVLSIYDQAQLLMFGKKFKGGSG, encoded by the exons ATGTCTTCCGAAAACGTTGATAAAAGTTTCATGGGTTTACC CGGCTTCGTGGTCGACTTCCTGA TGGGTGGTGTCTCCGCCGCCGTCTCGAAGACCGCTGCCGCCCCCATCGAGCGTGTCAAGCTCCTCATCCAGAACCAG GATGAGATGCTGAAGTCCGGCCGTCTCGACCGCAAGTACGACGGTATCGTCGAGTGCTTCAAGCGCACTGCCTCCAACGAGGGTGTCCTCTCCCTCTGGCGTGGTAACACTGCCAACGTCATCCGTTACTTCCCCACCCAGGCCCTCAACTTCGCTTTCCGCGACACATACAAGTCCATGTTCGCCTACAAGAAGGAGCGTGACGGTTACGCCAAGTGGATGGCCGGTAACTTGGCCTCGGGTGGTGCCGCTGGTGCCACTTCCCTCCTTTTCGTCTACTCTCTCGACTACGCCCGTACCCGTCTCGCCAACGACGCCAAGTCCGCCAAGAAGGGTGGTGAGCGCCAGTTCAACGGTCTCGTAGACGTCTACAAGAAGACCCTCGCTTCCGACGGTATCGGTGGTCTTTACCGTGGTTTCATGCCCTCCGTTGCTGGTATCGTTGTCTACCGTGGTCTGTACTTCGGTATGTACGACTCGATCAAGCCTGTCCTCCTTACCGGTAACCTCGAGGGTAACTTCCTTGCCTCTTTCGCTCTTGGTTGGGCCGTCACCACCGGTGCCGGTATCGCCTCTTACCCTCTCGACACCATCCGCCGTCGTATGATGATGACCTCCGGTGAGGCCGTCAAGTACTCTGGCACCATGGATGCTGCTCGCCAGATCGTCGCCGCTGAGGGCATCAAGTCCCTGTTCAAGGGTGCTGGTGCCAACATCCTCCGTGGTGTTGCTGGTGCCGGTGTCCTGTCCATCTACGACCAGGCCCAGCTCCTCATGTTCGGCAAGAAGTTCAAGGGTGGATCCGGTTAA
- a CDS encoding ribosomal protein S7A, which yields MSANALNKIAPNSPSRQSPSEIETSIANALTDLENNVPDLKSSLRPLQFVSAREIEVGHGRKAIVIFVPVPLLQGWHKAQQRLTRELEKKFSDRHVLIVASRRILPRPKRSNRSRTSQTQKRPQSRTLTAVHDAILSDLVYPVEIVGKRLRTREDGSKVLKVVLDEKERGGVDYRLDTYSEVYKRLTGKGVNFEFPQSAAEY from the exons ATGTCTGCCAACGCACTGAACAAGATCGCGCCCAACAGCCCCTCGAGGCAGAGCCCTTCCGAGATCGAGACCAGCATCGCCAAC GCGTTGACTGACCTCGAGAACAATGTCCCCGACCTGAAGAGCTCCCTGCGTCCTCTGCAGTTTGTCTCTGCCCGCGAG ATCGAGGTTGGTCACGGACGCAAGGCTATTGTCATCTTCGTCCCCGTCCCTCTCCTCCAGGGCTGGCACAAGGCCCAGCAGCG TCTCACCCGTGAGCTCGAGAAGAAGTTCTCCGACCGCCACGTCCTGATCGTTGCTTCCCGCCGCATCTTGCCCCGCCCCAAGCGCTCCAACAGGTCCCGCACCAGCCAGACCCAGAAGCGCCCCCAGTCCAGGACTCTCACCGCTGTCCACGACGCCATCCTGTCCGACCTCGTCTACCCCGTCGAGATCGTCGGTAAGCGCCTCCGCACCCGCGAGGACGGCTCCAAGGTCCTCAAGGTCGTTCTCGACGAGAAGGAGCGTGGCGGTGTTGACTACAGGCTCGACACCTACTCCGAGGTTTACAAGCGCCTCACTGGCAAGGGCGTCAACTTCGAGTTCCCCCAGTCCGCTGCTGAGTACTAG
- a CDS encoding Lytic cellulose monooxygenase (C1-hydroxylating) has product MKSALVLLAAAASVSAHSTWQQLWVGTTDQAGKCVRTVKDNSPIESLTSADMFCGRGPAKSDGLCEVAAGSPLTVELHAQPGDRSCANPAIGGAHYGPVLVYMAKVADAKTATTGSFFKVAEDGYKGTTPTWGTEILNANCGKRAFTVPNNIAAGNYLVRAEVLALHAGAGNPQPYVSCFQVKVTGGGSANPAGVSFPGAYKITDPIFSKAIYDSSFKYVSPGPAVYSG; this is encoded by the exons ATGAAGTCTGCGCTCGTCCTGCTCGCCGCCGCGGCATCTGTCTCCGCCCACTCGACATGGCAGCAACTGTGGGTCGGCACAACCGACCAGGCAGGAAAGTGTGTTCGCACCGTCAAGGACAACAGCCCTATCGAGAGCTTGACCTCGGCCGACATGTTCTGCGGCCGTGGCCCAGCGAAGTCTGATGGTCTCTGCGAAGTGGCTG CCGGCTCTCCCCTCACCGTAGAACTGCACGCCCAGCCCGGCGACCGCTCCTGCGCCAATCCCGCCATCGGCGGCGCGCACTACGGCCCCGTGCTGGTGTACATGGCCAAGGTCGCGGACGCGAAGACGGCCACGACCGGCTCGTTCTTCAAGGTCGCCGAGGACGGCTACAAGGGCACGACGCCCACCTGGGGCACCGAGATCCTCAACGCAAACTGCGGCAAGCGCGCCTTCACCGTCCCCAACAACATCGCTGCTGGCAACTACCTCGTCCGCGCTGAGGTCCTGGCGCTGCACGCGGGTGCGGGGAACCCGCAGCCGTACGTCAGCTGCTTCCAGGTCAAGGTCACGGGGGGTGGTAGTGCGAATCCGGCGGGTGTGAGCTTCCCTGGTGCTTACAAGATCAC CGACCCGATCTTCTCAAAGGCCATCTACGACTCTTCTTTCAAGTACGTTAGCCCTGGCCCGGCTGTGTACTCTGGTTAG